One stretch of Ooceraea biroi isolate clonal line C1 chromosome 4, Obir_v5.4, whole genome shotgun sequence DNA includes these proteins:
- the LOC105282674 gene encoding uncharacterized protein LOC105282674 isoform X3, translated as MTRGRLGIPEEAARSRYGPPRGKFEVCITVALVDWSQHVDKTVRPRLCSSSAPRAGHAKEDFHSGWCAVVRRCVVRVRSRMTCARGHEERDTVGQFSASIASIANVRRGPSSSYLGRRTPIIRSTANRKNGTRNHCQ; from the exons ATGACGCGGGGCCGCCTCGGGATTCCCGAGGAGGCCGCGCGATCACGCTACGGTCCTCCACGTGGTAAGTTCGAGGTCTGCATTACCGTGGCTCTCGTTGACTGGTCGCAACACGTGGACAAAACAGTTCGGCCGCGACTTTGCAGCTCGTCGGCCCCGAGAGCCGGACACGCGAAGGAGGACTTCCATTCCGGGTGGTGCGCGGTGGTGCGTCGGTGCGTCGTCCGCGTTCGGAGTCGCATGACGTGCGCGAGGGGCCACGAAGAGAGAG ACACAGTTGGACAATTCTCTGCGAGCATCGCGAGCATCGCGAACGTTCGCCGAGGTCCAAGTTCGAGCTACTTAGGACGACGAACACCGATTATACGAAG TACTGCTAATCGGAAGAACGGTACGCGCAATCACTGCCAGTGA
- the LOC105282674 gene encoding uncharacterized protein LOC105282674 isoform X1, translating to MTRGRLGIPEEAARSRYGPPRGKFEVCITVALVDWSQHVDKTVRPRLCSSSAPRAGHAKEDFHSGWCAVVRRCVVRVRSRMTCARGHEERGKYAIFNSLVLGYAKVLLIGRTVRAITASERFYNHPAGIASRAKTKEGSITRLCKNNSSDDSDRFVSLSAK from the exons ATGACGCGGGGCCGCCTCGGGATTCCCGAGGAGGCCGCGCGATCACGCTACGGTCCTCCACGTGGTAAGTTCGAGGTCTGCATTACCGTGGCTCTCGTTGACTGGTCGCAACACGTGGACAAAACAGTTCGGCCGCGACTTTGCAGCTCGTCGGCCCCGAGAGCCGGACACGCGAAGGAGGACTTCCATTCCGGGTGGTGCGCGGTGGTGCGTCGGTGCGTCGTCCGCGTTCGGAGTCGCATGACGTGCGCGAGGGGCCACGAAGAGAGAG gaaaatatgcaattttcAATTCTCTTGTACTTGGGTATGCGAAAGTACTGCTAATCGGAAGAACGGTACGCGCAATCACTGCCAGTGAACGGTTTTACAATCACCCCGCCGGAATTGCATCTCGCGCCAAGACCAAGGAAGGAAGCATCACGCGTCTCTGCAAAAACAATTCATCGGACGATTCTGACCGTTTTGTTTCGTTATCGGCGAAGTGA
- the LOC105282674 gene encoding uncharacterized protein LOC105282674 isoform X2: MTRGRLGIPEEAARSRYGPPRGKFEVCITVALVDWSQHVDKTVRPRLCSSSAPRAGHAKEDFHSGWCAVVRRCVVRVRSRMTCARGHEERVLLIGRTVRAITASERFYNHPAGIASRAKTKEGSITRLCKNNSSDDSDRFVSLSAK, from the exons ATGACGCGGGGCCGCCTCGGGATTCCCGAGGAGGCCGCGCGATCACGCTACGGTCCTCCACGTGGTAAGTTCGAGGTCTGCATTACCGTGGCTCTCGTTGACTGGTCGCAACACGTGGACAAAACAGTTCGGCCGCGACTTTGCAGCTCGTCGGCCCCGAGAGCCGGACACGCGAAGGAGGACTTCCATTCCGGGTGGTGCGCGGTGGTGCGTCGGTGCGTCGTCCGCGTTCGGAGTCGCATGACGTGCGCGAGGGGCCACGAAGAGAGAG TACTGCTAATCGGAAGAACGGTACGCGCAATCACTGCCAGTGAACGGTTTTACAATCACCCCGCCGGAATTGCATCTCGCGCCAAGACCAAGGAAGGAAGCATCACGCGTCTCTGCAAAAACAATTCATCGGACGATTCTGACCGTTTTGTTTCGTTATCGGCGAAGTGA